One Heterodontus francisci isolate sHetFra1 chromosome 3, sHetFra1.hap1, whole genome shotgun sequence DNA window includes the following coding sequences:
- the LOC137352798 gene encoding 4-galactosyl-N-acetylglucosaminide 3-alpha-L-fucosyltransferase 9-like, whose protein sequence is MTSASNKGILRILLMSIILLGCFLTLLMLYVKTSNTWIYGPTSALSVKNIFVADAEENETIVLIWLWPFGQTFELNSCESTFNIHDCHLTVNRNLYNKSHAILIHHRDISEDLSNLPTQPRPAFQKWVWMNLESPTHTPKNTGLDQLFNLTLTYRRDSDIQVPYGSLAMNKVPLTFELPSKSNLVCWVVSNWNSNHARVKYYNELYKYVKINSYGQAFGEHLSGKKLIPTISNCKFYLSFENSIHKDYITEKLYNALLAGTVPVVLGPSRENYENYIPADSFIHVDDFPSAKELASYLHLLDDNEDLYMRYFKWRKYYTVRMTRFWDEHACNICENIKRHQEYRSLSSLEKWFWD, encoded by the coding sequence ATGACATCAGCATCTAATAAAGGGATTTTACGCATCCTGTTAATGTCCATCATCCTTTTGGGCTGTTTTTTAACCCTGTTGATGCTGTATGTCAAAACATCTAATACCTGGATTTATGGTCCTACATCAGCTCTATCTGTGAAAAACATTTTTGTGGCAGATGCTGAAGAGAATGAAACTATTGTGCTCATTTGGTTGTGGCCTTTCGGTCAGACATTTGAGCTCAATTCTTGTGAATCTACATTTAACATCCATGACTGTCATTTGACTGTCAATAGGAACCTGTATAACAAATCCCACGCTATCCTTATCCATCACAGAGATATAAGTGAGGACTTGTCCAACCTGCCCACACAGCCTCGACCAGCTTTTCAGAAATGGGTTTGGATGAATCTGGAGTCACCTACCCACACTCCAAAGAACACTGGGCTCGACCAACTCTTCAACCTGACCTTGACGTACCGGCGGGATTCAGATATCCAAGTGCCTTATGGATCTCTGGCAATGAACAAAGTTCCATTAACTTTTGAATTGCCTAGTAAAAGCAATCTAGTGTGTTGGGTTGTCAGCAACTGGAACTCCAATCATGCTAGAGTGAAGTATTACAATGAACTTTACAAATACGTTAAAATTAACAGTTACGGTCAAGCTTTCGGGGAACACCTGAGTGGTAAAAAATTGATCCCTACAATATCTAATTGTAAGTTCTACCTTTCTTTTGAGAACTCAATACATAAAGATTACATAACTGAAAAACTCTACAATGCTTTGCTTGCGGGCACTGTGCCTGTGGTCCTGGGGCCATCTAGAGAAAACTATGAAAATTACATTCCAGCTGATTCTTTCATTCATGTGGATGATTTCCCCTCAGCTAAAGAGCTTGCAAGTTACCTGCACCTGCTGGATGATAATGAAGACTTGTACATGCGCTACTTCAAATGGAGGAAATACTACACAGTGAGAATGACTCGTTTCTGGGATGAACATGCGTGCAACATTTGTGAGAATATAAAACGACATCAAGAATACAGATCACTTTCCAGTTTAGAGAAATGGTTTTGGGATTAA